The nucleotide sequence ATGGGTGGAAAAATTGCTGTAGCAGAAGCGGCACGTAATATCGTCTGCTCTGGTGGTGAACCGTTAGCCATTACAGATTGCCTTAACTTCGGTAACCCTGAAAAACCAGAAATCTTCTGGCAGATCGAAAAAGCAACAGACGGTATGAGCTCTGCATGTGAAATGCTGCGAACTCCTGTCATCGGCGGAAATGTTTCTCTCTATAACGAAACAAACGGTACAGCTGTCTTCCCGACTCCTGTTGTCGGTATGGTGGGGCTTGTTCATGATACAGCTCATATTACAACACAGGACTTCAAGCAAGATGGTGACTTAATCTATCTTATTGGCGAAACAAAAGCAGAGTTCGGCGGCAGTGAAATTCAGAAGCTTGTTCAAGGCAGCTATTCAGGCAAAGCACCTGCAATTGATTTGACAGTAGAATCGAAGCGTCAAGGACAGCTTCTTGAAGCAATTCAACAAGGAATCATCGCTTCTGCTCATGACGTTGCAGAAGGCGGTCTAGCAGTAGCAGTTGCGGAAAGCCTTATGAGTCATTCTAGCTTAGGTGCTGAAATTACAGTAAGCGAAGAAGCTGTAACAGCACTATTTAGTGAAACACAATCCCGTTTCTTAGTTTCTGTAAAACCTGAAAACAAAGAAGCGTTTGAAAAATTAGTAGAAGATGCAAAGCAAATTGGTAAAGTGACAAACAACGGAGAAATGACAATTTATAATGAGGCACAAAATGTCTTAATTCAGGCAGCGGTTGATGAAATGACCTCCGCTTGGAAAGGAGCTATTCCATGTTTGGTGAAATCAAGGGACTAAATGAAGAGTGTGGCATATTCGGTGTCTGGGGACATACAGATGCGGCACAAATGGCTTATTATGGGCTTCATAGTTTGCAGCATCGTGGTCAAGAAGGTGCAGGTATTGTAGTCTCTGATGATGAGCACTTAAAGCTTAGCAAAGGTCTCGGTCTCGTAACTGAAGTATTTGGCCAAGGGGAATTGCAACACTTAACAGGAAAAGCAGCTATTGGACATGTGCGCTATTCAACAGCAGGTGGAGGCGGCTATGAAAATGTACAGCCGCTTCTTTTCCGCTCACAAACAGGTTCACTTGCATTAGCGCACAACGGCAACCTTGTGAATGCCAATGCACTTAAGCATCAGCTTGAAGGTCAAGGAAGTATCTTCCAAACCTCTTCTGATACAGAGGTGCTGGCTCATTTAATTCGCAGAAGTGCTTATCGGTCACTAGAGGACAGAGTGAAGAATGCATTAACGATGCTAAAAGGTGCTTATGCCTTTCTAATGATGACAGAAGATAAATTAATGGCCGCTCTTGATCCGCATGGTATGCGTCCGTTATCGCTTGGCCGGGCAGGAGATGCATGGGTCATTGCTTCTGAAACATGTGCATTTGACGTTGTCGGTGCCGAATATGAACGTGAAATCGAACCTGGTGAATTGCTAATCATTGATGACAATGGTGTTCGTTCGGAGCGTTTTAGTTATCCGATGGACCGTGCGATTTGTAGCATGGAGTATATTTATTTCTCTCGCCCTGACAGTGATATTGATGGCATTAACATTCATAGCTCACGTAAGCGTCTTGGAAAGCAGCTTGCGAAAGAGTTCCCAGTTGAAGCGGATGTTGTAACAGGTGTGCCTGATTCAAGTATTTCCGCGGCAATTGGTTTCGCTGAACAAGCTTCTATTCCATATGAGCTTGGCTTAATTAAGAATCGTTATGTAGGACGGACATTTATCCAGCCTTCTCAAGAATTGCGTGAGCAAGGCGTTAAGATGAAGCTCTCACCTGTTCGTGGTGTTGTAGAAGGAAAACGAGTTGTTATGGTTGATGATTCAATTGTACGCGGTACGACGAGCAAGCGGATTGTTAAAATGCTTCGAGATGCAGGAGCAAAAGAGGTTCACGTGCGCATTAGTTCTCCACCAATCATTAATCCGTGTTATTACGGAATTGATACATCAACGTCTTCAGAGCTGATTGCAGCGAAGCACAGCCCAGAAGAAATTGCAGAATTAATCGGTGCGGATTCACTTGCTTACCTGTCAATCAACGGAATGATTGAAGCAATTGATCGGAACGATACGAGTACAAACTGTGGACATTGTCTTGGCTGTTTCACAGGGAATTATCCAACGGAAATTTATCCAGATACGGCATTACCACACGAAAAAGGCCGTGTTAAAACACATTAATCTATACTAGGGGGACTTTGAAGTGTCGAATGCTTACAAACAGGCTGGAGTGGATATTGAAGCAGGCTATGAATCCGTACGCCGCATGAAGAAGCATGTCCAGCAAACGATGCGCCGCGAAGTGATTGGCTCGCTTGGTGGTTTCGGTGGAATGTTTGATTTATCGCAACTTCAGATGAAAGAGCCTGTGCTTGTTTCTGGAACAGACGGGGTTGGTACGAAGTTAATGCTCGCTTTCCAAATGGATAAGCACGATACGATCGGAATTGATGCAGTAGCAATGTGTGTAAATGACATTGTCGTCCAAGGTGCACAACCGCTTTATTTCTTGGATTATATTGCTTGCGGAAAAGCTCTGCCTGAAAAGATCGAGCAGATTGTAAAAGGGGTAGCAGAAGGCTGTAAACAAGCCGGCTGTGCATTAATCGGCGGCGAAACAGCAGAAATGCCGGGCATGTATGATGCAGAGGAATATGATATTGCAGGGTTTTCAGTTGGGGCAGTTGAGAAGTCCGAGATCATTACAGGCAACGAAATTAAGCCTGGCGATGTCTTAATTGGTCTTGCTTCAAATGGTATTCATAGTAATGGTTATTCACTTGTTCGGAAAGTGCTGCTTGAAGACAACAAGATGTCTTTAACAGATTATGAAGAGTCGCTTGGGAAGACGCTTGGCGAAGAATTACTTGAACCAACTCGTATTTATGTGAAGCCATTGCTTTATCTTATGAACTTACACAAAGTGAAAGGTGCTGCACATATTACAGGCGGTGGCTTTATTGAAAATATTCCACGTATGCTTCCAGAAGGCTGTGGAGCGGAAGTAGACTATGGTTCTTGGAGCATCCCGCCGATTTTTTCATTGATCGAAGAGAAGGGCGACCTTTCTCGTAAAGACTTATTCTCTGTTTTCAACATGGGAATCGGTATGGTTGTGTGTGTTGCTGAGGAAGATGTTGTATCAGCATTGAAGAAGCTTGAGAATGCTGGAGAGAAGGCTTCTATTATCGGTCGTGTCAAAGCTGGAAGTGGCGTCTCCTTCGGTGGAGGTAAGCTTACATGAAAAAAGTAGCAGTGTTCGCATCAGGCAGTGGAACGAACTTTCAAGCAATTCTTGATGCAAATCAAGATGGTTCATTAGGCTATGAAGTTGTCTTACTAGTAAGTGACAAACCGGAGGCAAAGGCGATTGATCGTGCAGAGGAAGAAGGTATTCCTACGTTTGTCTTTCAACCGAAAAAGTTTGAAAACAAAGCAGCATTTGAACGGGAAATTCTCGTTTGGCTGAATGAATATAAGGTTGATCTAATTGTGCTAGCAGGGTATATGCGTCTTGTCGGAGAGACGTTACTGCGGGCATTTGAGAAAAGAATTATCAATATTCATCCTTCCTTATTACCTGCATTTCCTGGGAAAGATGCTATCGGGCAAGCGCTAGAGAAGAAGGTACGTGTATCAGGGGTAACTATTCATTATGTTGATGAAGGTATGGATACAGGGCCAATTATTGCTCAAGAGTCTGTTCGTTTAGCAGAAGATGAAACATATGAAACGCTTCAACAGAAGATCCAGCAAGTTGAACATACATTATACCCACAAACATTGGCAAAAATCCTTTCTGATGATAAAGTGATAAATTAGTAGAGTACTAAAATTTTGGGGGCGAATTGGATTTATGGCTGTAAAACGCGCATTAATCAGTGTATCGAATAAAGACGGAATTGTTGAGTTTGCCAAAGGATTAGCAGAGCAAGGTGTTGAGATTATCTCAACTGGCGGTACGAAGAAAGTTTTACAAGACAATGACGTGCCTGTTATCGGAATTTCTGAGGTTACAGGCTTTCCAGAAATTCTTGATGGCCGTGTGAAAACATTACATCCTGTCATTCATAGCGGATTGCTTGCAGTGCGTGATAACGAAGCGCATCAGAAGCAATTACAAGAGCATGACATTACACCAATTGATTTGGTTGTTGTTAACTTGTATCCATTCAAAGAAACGATTTCAAAGCCGGATGTAACCTTTGCTGATGCAATTGAGAACATTGATATCGGCGGACCGACAATGCTACGCGCAGCAGCGAAAAACCATGCATACGTAACAGTTGTTGTTGATCCTTCTGATTACGATGTTGTGCTAGAAGGCGTGAAGAGCGGTGAGGTTAATGCTGCAGATAAAAAGCGTCTCGCTGCAAAGGTGTTCCGTCATACAGCAAACTATGATGCGATGATTGCAGAATATCTAACGAAAGAAACAGGGGAAGAGTCACCAGAAACATTAACGGTTACATTTGAGAAGAAACAAGACCTTCGCTACGGTGAAAACCCACATCAACAAGCTGCTTTCTATAAGCGTTCGTTGCCTGTTGCATCCTCAATTGCAGCAGCTACGCAATTGCATGGAAAAGAGCTTTCCTATAATAACATCAATGATGCAGACGCAGCGCTTGCAATTGTAAAAGAATTTAAGGAGCCGGCCGTTGTGGCAATTAAGCATACAAACCCATGTGGTGTAGGCTCTGGTGAATTAATTGAACAAGCTTATGACCGTGCATATGAAGCGGATCCTGTGTCCATTTTCGGTGGTATCGTAGCTGCAAACCGTGAAATTGATCGTGAGACTGCACTTAAAATGAAAGAGATTTTCCTTGAGATTATCATTGCACCTTCATTTAGCGAAGATGCATTAGATGTTTTACAGCAAAAGAAGAATCTGCGCTTGCTTACGGTTGATTTTTCACAAGAGCAAGTGAAGGAACAGCGTCTATCCTCTATTCATGGCGGATTGCTTGTACAGGATGAAGATACGTATTCATTTGACGATGCAGAGATTTCAATCCCAACAGAGCGTGAACCGAATGAACAAGAATGGGCTGACTTGAAGCTTGCTTGGCAAGTTGTGAAGCATGTGAAGTCCAATGCGATTTTACTAGCAAAAGATAATATGACAGTCGGTGTCGGTGCAGGACAAATGAATCGCGTCGGTGCGGCAAACATTGCAATCGAACAAGCAGGAGAGAAAGCAAAAGGGGCAGCACTTGCTTCAGATGCATTCTTCCCAATGGATGATACAGTTGAAGCAGCAGCTAAAGCTGGTATTACTGCGATTATCCAGCCAGGTGGTTCAATTCGTGATGAAGATTCAATTAAGAAATGTAATGAATATGGCATTGCGATGGTATTTACAGGGGTACGTCATTTTAAACATTAATCCGCATATAGAAGAGGTGGCTAGGTGATGAAAGTACTTGTAGTCGGCCGCGGTGGACGTGAACATGCGGTGGCGTGGAAGTTTGCACAGGGCAAGCAAATCGAGAAAGTGTTTGTAGCACCAGGAAATGATGGGATGACAGATGTTGCTGAATGTGTTGCAATTTCAGAAACCGATCATGATGCTTTGATTGCCTTCGCAAAGGACAATCAGATTGACCTAACATTTATAGGACCTGAAAATCCGTTGCTTGATGGTATTGTAGACCGTTTCCAAGCAGAAGGACTGAAAGTATTCGGTCCTGTAAGAGATGCAGCCTTAATTGAAGGAAGTAAGTCATTTGCAAAAGAAATTATGAAGAAATATGATATTCCAACAGGAGCATATGAAGTGTTCACAGATGTGGATGAAGCGAAAGCATATGTGAAGCAACAAGGTGCACCTATTGTAATTAAAGCCGACGGACTTGCAGCAGGTAAAGGTGTAACCGTTGCAATGACTGAAGAAGAAGCACTTGAAAGTCTGCATGAAATGCTAGAAGAGAATAAGTTTGGCGAAGCAAGTGCACAAGTTGTCATTGAAGAGTTCTTAGAAGGGGAAGAGTTCTCCTTAATGGCGTTTGTAAATGGTACAAATGTTTACCCGATGGTCATTTCACAAGACCATAAGCGTGCTTATGATAACGATGAAGGACCAAATACAGGTGGAATGGGAGCTTACTCGCCAGTCCCGCAAATTTCTAACGAAGCAGTTGAAGAAGCGATCGAGAAAGTGCTTCAACCTGCTGCTGAAGCACTTGTACAAGAAGGACGCTCATTTACTGGCATTTTATATGGTGGGTTAATCCTTACAGCGGCCGGGCCAAAGGTTATCGAGTTCAATGCTCGATTTGGTGACCCTGAAACACAAGTTGTGTTACCGCGCCTACAAAATGACCTTGCCGAAGTGATGCTGAACATCTTAGACGGTAAGGATGTACAGTTGGAATGGTCAGAACAAGCTGTCATTGGTGTTGTGTTAGCGTCAAAAGGCTACCCAGCTGAGTATGAAAAAGGAAAGCCAATTCAAGGCTTGGATCAGCTTGAAGAACAGACACTTCTATTCCATGCTGGGACGAAGAAAGAGTCTGACCAATATGTGACAAATGGCGGGCGTGTATTATTAGCTGCAAGAATTGGTGATGACTTGGCAGCAGCGAAACAAGAAGTAGATAGTGAAATGAGCAAGTTAGCGTCAGATGATGTCTTCTTCCGTACAGATATCGGTAAGCGTGCTATTTCACGTTCCGCTTCCGCACATACACAAACAAAATCGCAATAATACTTCCGATTAAGAGTGCATATATAAAGAATGTATCGGTTAGATATTCCCAAAATGGCATTGTATATCACTCCTTATACATTCCCCTGCATATGAGTGCAGGGGTTTTTTTATGCTATTGCTCTCACTAGGATGGGTTTACAACCGTGTGTTCATTTGTTTCCGAATCGTTGTGGCTGTCACATCCACAGTCTTTTTTCATTTGTTCATAGGCAGCAACCATCGGGCAGTAGCGGGTAATACCTTCGGCTACTTTCATAGCGCCTCCCATTGCAAACCAGAGGAATGATGGGCAGTATGGCTGGCGAACCATTTTTGCAGTGGCCCAGGCAACGGTTGTCAGCCCGATCGTAATCCGCATAAGCGCATTAATTGTACCGATATTTTGTTTTGTCATTTTATAGTCTCCTTTACGAATGTACACAAGAATGTAATATTATTTCACAACCTCTTTAATGCGTTAAACTGCATGATATGTTAGGATATAGAAAAGAAGTATTGAACGGAGGATAAACATGCCAGAAAGTAGTTACCGTTGGAGAAATAAACAAATTCGAGAACACATTGATGTGATCGATGGGAACATTCCCCCAACAATTGTGTTAAAAAACGCAACATACTTAAACCAAGCATTAAAGAAATGGCTAAAAGCCAATATTTGGATATATAAAGATCGTATTGTCTACGTTGGTCAACAATTTCCCGAAAATATTTCTGACACAGAAGTTGTTGATTGCGAGCAATATCACATTGTACCAGGATATATTGAACCGCATGTTCATCCGTTTCAGTTATATAATCCCCATTCATTTGCTGAGTATGCATCACAGACTGGAACGACCACACTGGTGAATGACAACTTAATGCTTACTTTACAATTACCAAAAAAGAAAGCGTTTTCTTTAATTGATGAATTAGATCAAATTCCTGTCTCGATGTATTGGTGGTGCCGATATGATCCACAGACAGAAATTCAGGATGAGGAAGAGATTTTTTCACATCACAATATGAAAGACTGGCTTGAACATAAATCTGTTATTCAAGGTGGCGAGATGACAGCTTGGCCGAAGGTACTCGGTGGAGATGATCTCATGCTTCATTGGATGCAGGAAACGAAGCGACTAGGAAAGCCGATTGAAGGACATTTCCCTGGAGCTTCAGAGAAGACGTTGACAAAGATGAAGCTGTTAGGCGCTGATGCTGACCACGAATCGATGACAGGTGAAGAAGTATTAAATCGCTTGACGATGGGGTATACAACGTCATTGCGTCATTCGTCTATTCGCCCTGATTTACCGAAGCTGCTTGATGAGATGCATGAGCTTGGTATTGATCAATATGACCGAATGACCTTCACGACAGATGGTTCTCCTCCAAGCTTCTATGAGGAAGGCTTAATTGATGAAATGGTGCGAATTTCAATTGAAAAGGGTGTACCTGAAATCGAAGCATACGGGATGGCTTCCTACAATGTAGCCCGCCACTATAACCTTGACCATCAGCATGGAATGATTGCGCCTGGATGTATTGCGCATTTGAATTTCCTAGAAGACCCGAAGAACCCGAAGCCTGTTTCTGTTATGGCAAAAGGACGCTGGGTGCGCCGAAACGGCAAAAAGCAATCAGCATTCCAGAGGGTTGATTGGAAGCAGTATGAAATGAATCCGCTTGTGTTAGAATGGGATTTGTCACTTGATGATATGCAATTTTCAATGCCGTTCGGAATGGAAATGGTGAACTCTGTTATTACAAAGCCGTATTCGATCACGTTAGATGCTTCTGTCGATGAATTAGCTTATGACCATGATGAAAGCTTCTTAATGCTGATTGACCGTGAAGGCAAGTGGCATATTACAACGCTGATTAAAGGCTTTGCTTCACATGTGAAAGGTTTTGCAAGCTCATTTTCAAATACTGGCGATATTGTCTTAATAGGAAAGAATAAGGGTGATATGGTAAAGGCGTTTCAGCATATGAAAGAAATGGGCGGTGGAATTGCGCTTGTAGAGGATGGGAATGTGATTTGCGATGTTCCGCTACCACTTTCAGGTGTCATGTCTGATTTATCATTAGAAGAACTGATGAAAAAAGAAGTCACCCTGTCAAATATGTTGAGAGAACGCGGCTATCACTTTATTGACCCGGTGTATACATTGTTATTCTTGTCATCTACACACTTGCCGTATATCCGCATTACACCGCAAGGAATTTTCGATGTCATGAAGAAAAGTGTACTCTTTCCCTCGATTATGCGTTAAACTATTAAATGAATGAAGTATGCTGGTTTATAATCATAAGCCAGCATATCTGTTATGAAGGTTGTGTTATTCATGTTAAAGAAAGCTGTACGCTCCAAGTGGGCAGTACTTCTTGTTGTCTTGTTGCTTGCAGGATGTGGTGGAGGGGAAGATGAGACGAAAGAGAAAGCATCAGATTCTCCAGCTGTAGAAGAGAAGGAGAAGCCTGCTGAAGAAACGACAGCAGAGCCGCAGTATGAAGAAACGTTTCCGCTGACAGGAAAAGGAACGAATGAAGATGTTTCCAGTCGTGTTGTTGGGGTAATGATCAATAACCACCCTAAAGCTCGGCCGCAGTCTGGCCTACATAAGGCTGACGTTGTATATGAAGTGCTTGCAGAAGGATATGTAACAAGGTTTTTGGCAATGT is from Bacillus tianshenii and encodes:
- the purH gene encoding bifunctional phosphoribosylaminoimidazolecarboxamide formyltransferase/IMP cyclohydrolase; amino-acid sequence: MAVKRALISVSNKDGIVEFAKGLAEQGVEIISTGGTKKVLQDNDVPVIGISEVTGFPEILDGRVKTLHPVIHSGLLAVRDNEAHQKQLQEHDITPIDLVVVNLYPFKETISKPDVTFADAIENIDIGGPTMLRAAAKNHAYVTVVVDPSDYDVVLEGVKSGEVNAADKKRLAAKVFRHTANYDAMIAEYLTKETGEESPETLTVTFEKKQDLRYGENPHQQAAFYKRSLPVASSIAAATQLHGKELSYNNINDADAALAIVKEFKEPAVVAIKHTNPCGVGSGELIEQAYDRAYEADPVSIFGGIVAANREIDRETALKMKEIFLEIIIAPSFSEDALDVLQQKKNLRLLTVDFSQEQVKEQRLSSIHGGLLVQDEDTYSFDDAEISIPTEREPNEQEWADLKLAWQVVKHVKSNAILLAKDNMTVGVGAGQMNRVGAANIAIEQAGEKAKGAALASDAFFPMDDTVEAAAKAGITAIIQPGGSIRDEDSIKKCNEYGIAMVFTGVRHFKH
- the purN gene encoding phosphoribosylglycinamide formyltransferase, with the protein product MKKVAVFASGSGTNFQAILDANQDGSLGYEVVLLVSDKPEAKAIDRAEEEGIPTFVFQPKKFENKAAFEREILVWLNEYKVDLIVLAGYMRLVGETLLRAFEKRIINIHPSLLPAFPGKDAIGQALEKKVRVSGVTIHYVDEGMDTGPIIAQESVRLAEDETYETLQQKIQQVEHTLYPQTLAKILSDDKVIN
- a CDS encoding adenine deaminase C-terminal domain-containing protein, whose translation is MPESSYRWRNKQIREHIDVIDGNIPPTIVLKNATYLNQALKKWLKANIWIYKDRIVYVGQQFPENISDTEVVDCEQYHIVPGYIEPHVHPFQLYNPHSFAEYASQTGTTTLVNDNLMLTLQLPKKKAFSLIDELDQIPVSMYWWCRYDPQTEIQDEEEIFSHHNMKDWLEHKSVIQGGEMTAWPKVLGGDDLMLHWMQETKRLGKPIEGHFPGASEKTLTKMKLLGADADHESMTGEEVLNRLTMGYTTSLRHSSIRPDLPKLLDEMHELGIDQYDRMTFTTDGSPPSFYEEGLIDEMVRISIEKGVPEIEAYGMASYNVARHYNLDHQHGMIAPGCIAHLNFLEDPKNPKPVSVMAKGRWVRRNGKKQSAFQRVDWKQYEMNPLVLEWDLSLDDMQFSMPFGMEMVNSVITKPYSITLDASVDELAYDHDESFLMLIDREGKWHITTLIKGFASHVKGFASSFSNTGDIVLIGKNKGDMVKAFQHMKEMGGGIALVEDGNVICDVPLPLSGVMSDLSLEELMKKEVTLSNMLRERGYHFIDPVYTLLFLSSTHLPYIRITPQGIFDVMKKSVLFPSIMR
- the purM gene encoding phosphoribosylformylglycinamidine cyclo-ligase, which gives rise to MSNAYKQAGVDIEAGYESVRRMKKHVQQTMRREVIGSLGGFGGMFDLSQLQMKEPVLVSGTDGVGTKLMLAFQMDKHDTIGIDAVAMCVNDIVVQGAQPLYFLDYIACGKALPEKIEQIVKGVAEGCKQAGCALIGGETAEMPGMYDAEEYDIAGFSVGAVEKSEIITGNEIKPGDVLIGLASNGIHSNGYSLVRKVLLEDNKMSLTDYEESLGKTLGEELLEPTRIYVKPLLYLMNLHKVKGAAHITGGGFIENIPRMLPEGCGAEVDYGSWSIPPIFSLIEEKGDLSRKDLFSVFNMGIGMVVCVAEEDVVSALKKLENAGEKASIIGRVKAGSGVSFGGGKLT
- a CDS encoding DUF2892 domain-containing protein, with the protein product MTKQNIGTINALMRITIGLTTVAWATAKMVRQPYCPSFLWFAMGGAMKVAEGITRYCPMVAAYEQMKKDCGCDSHNDSETNEHTVVNPS
- the purD gene encoding phosphoribosylamine--glycine ligase, whose translation is MKVLVVGRGGREHAVAWKFAQGKQIEKVFVAPGNDGMTDVAECVAISETDHDALIAFAKDNQIDLTFIGPENPLLDGIVDRFQAEGLKVFGPVRDAALIEGSKSFAKEIMKKYDIPTGAYEVFTDVDEAKAYVKQQGAPIVIKADGLAAGKGVTVAMTEEEALESLHEMLEENKFGEASAQVVIEEFLEGEEFSLMAFVNGTNVYPMVISQDHKRAYDNDEGPNTGGMGAYSPVPQISNEAVEEAIEKVLQPAAEALVQEGRSFTGILYGGLILTAAGPKVIEFNARFGDPETQVVLPRLQNDLAEVMLNILDGKDVQLEWSEQAVIGVVLASKGYPAEYEKGKPIQGLDQLEEQTLLFHAGTKKESDQYVTNGGRVLLAARIGDDLAAAKQEVDSEMSKLASDDVFFRTDIGKRAISRSASAHTQTKSQ
- the purF gene encoding amidophosphoribosyltransferase, which codes for MFGEIKGLNEECGIFGVWGHTDAAQMAYYGLHSLQHRGQEGAGIVVSDDEHLKLSKGLGLVTEVFGQGELQHLTGKAAIGHVRYSTAGGGGYENVQPLLFRSQTGSLALAHNGNLVNANALKHQLEGQGSIFQTSSDTEVLAHLIRRSAYRSLEDRVKNALTMLKGAYAFLMMTEDKLMAALDPHGMRPLSLGRAGDAWVIASETCAFDVVGAEYEREIEPGELLIIDDNGVRSERFSYPMDRAICSMEYIYFSRPDSDIDGINIHSSRKRLGKQLAKEFPVEADVVTGVPDSSISAAIGFAEQASIPYELGLIKNRYVGRTFIQPSQELREQGVKMKLSPVRGVVEGKRVVMVDDSIVRGTTSKRIVKMLRDAGAKEVHVRISSPPIINPCYYGIDTSTSSELIAAKHSPEEIAELIGADSLAYLSINGMIEAIDRNDTSTNCGHCLGCFTGNYPTEIYPDTALPHEKGRVKTH